A genomic stretch from Bradyrhizobium quebecense includes:
- the arfB gene encoding alternative ribosome rescue aminoacyl-tRNA hydrolase ArfB, whose product MLRLSRDLTIDENDIEIVFVRASGPGGQNVNKVSTAAQLRFDTNKIALPPDAAQRLARLAGSRMTKDGVIVIQAFRFRTQERNRADAIERLLEMLKEAMVRPTPRRPTRPTLGSKKRRLEGKKRRSDIKAGRGSQRFDD is encoded by the coding sequence ATGCTGCGGCTGTCCCGCGACCTTACGATCGACGAGAACGACATTGAGATCGTCTTTGTCCGTGCCTCCGGTCCGGGCGGACAGAATGTCAACAAGGTCTCGACCGCAGCCCAGCTTCGCTTCGACACGAACAAGATCGCGCTGCCGCCGGACGCGGCGCAGCGGCTGGCGCGGCTCGCCGGCAGCCGCATGACCAAGGACGGCGTGATCGTGATCCAGGCGTTCCGCTTCCGCACCCAGGAGCGCAATCGCGCGGACGCGATCGAGCGGCTGCTCGAGATGCTGAAGGAAGCGATGGTGCGGCCGACACCGCGGCGGCCGACCAGGCCGACGCTCGGCTCAAAGAAGCGCCGGCTCGAAGGCAAGAAGCGCCGCAGCGACATCAAGGCCGGCCGCGGCAGTCAACGTTTCGACGATTAG
- a CDS encoding M16 family metallopeptidase, which translates to MLTLTSAPSQAAAKIQRLMSPGGIEAWFVQDATVPLIAMEYSFGGGASQDPPGKPGVGNLVADLLDEGSGDLDSKTYHERLERRAIELSFQSNRDQFRGSLRMLKDNKDEAYDLLRMALTSARFEPKDVERIRAQVISNLRRESTNPSSLSGRKFLELAFGDHPYGRTATGTLESVPTIEIADLKDYVRRIIAKDTLRIAVVGDVDPDTLGKLLDKTFGGLPAKAELTAIPDVVATKPPQRAFVPLDVPQTVVTFGGPGINRHDPDFMAAYVVNHILGGGGLSSRLYKEVREKRGLAYSIYEALLWMDHSALFIGNTGTRADRAGETVDAIEAEIRRIAEEGPTQQELDEAKSYLKGSQMLALDTSSKLAQAMLQYQLDKLPIDYIEKRSAIVDAVTLDDVKRVSKRLWGNGLLTVIVGRAPQAAAQPASAPPKAN; encoded by the coding sequence ATGCTGACGCTGACCTCGGCGCCCTCGCAGGCCGCGGCCAAGATCCAGCGGCTGATGTCGCCCGGCGGCATCGAAGCCTGGTTCGTGCAGGACGCCACCGTGCCGCTGATCGCGATGGAATATTCCTTCGGCGGCGGCGCCAGCCAGGATCCGCCCGGCAAGCCCGGCGTCGGCAATCTGGTCGCCGACCTGCTCGACGAGGGCTCCGGCGATCTCGATTCCAAGACCTATCATGAGCGGCTCGAGCGTCGCGCCATCGAGCTCAGCTTCCAGTCCAACCGCGATCAGTTCCGCGGCTCGCTGCGCATGCTCAAGGACAACAAGGACGAAGCCTACGACCTGTTGCGGATGGCGCTGACGTCGGCGCGGTTCGAGCCGAAGGACGTCGAACGTATCCGTGCCCAGGTGATCTCGAACCTGCGCCGCGAATCGACCAATCCGTCTTCGCTGTCCGGCCGCAAGTTCCTCGAGCTCGCCTTCGGCGACCATCCCTATGGCAGGACGGCGACCGGCACGCTGGAGAGCGTGCCGACCATCGAGATTGCCGATCTGAAGGACTATGTCCGCCGCATCATCGCCAAGGACACGCTGCGGATCGCCGTGGTCGGCGATGTCGATCCCGATACGCTCGGCAAGCTCCTGGACAAGACGTTTGGCGGCCTGCCGGCCAAGGCCGAATTGACGGCGATTCCCGACGTCGTGGCGACCAAGCCGCCGCAGCGCGCCTTTGTCCCGCTCGACGTGCCGCAGACCGTCGTCACCTTCGGCGGCCCCGGCATCAACAGGCACGACCCGGACTTCATGGCCGCCTATGTGGTGAACCACATTCTCGGCGGCGGCGGACTGTCGTCGCGGCTCTACAAGGAAGTGCGCGAGAAGCGCGGGCTGGCCTATTCGATCTATGAGGCGCTGCTCTGGATGGATCACTCCGCGCTGTTCATCGGCAACACCGGCACCCGCGCCGACCGCGCCGGCGAGACCGTCGATGCGATCGAGGCGGAGATTCGCCGCATCGCCGAGGAAGGTCCGACGCAGCAGGAGCTCGACGAGGCGAAGTCCTATCTTAAGGGCTCGCAGATGCTGGCGCTCGACACCTCCTCCAAGCTCGCGCAGGCGATGCTGCAATACCAGCTCGACAAGCTGCCGATCGACTACATCGAGAAGCGCAGCGCCATCGTCGATGCGGTGACGCTCGACGACGTCAAGCGGGTCTCCAAGAGGCTGTGGGGCAACGGCCTGCTCACCGTGATCGTCGGCCGCGCCCCGCAGGCGGCGGCGCAGCCGGCGTCGGCGCCGCCGAAGGCGAACTGA
- a CDS encoding c-type cytochrome, with the protein MPLPAAKPPDGATLFKQQCATCHTSNTTDPIRQGPSLYKVVGRHAGKADGFKYSAGFAGADFVWDDARLDAWLTNPQEVIPGAVMAYRQAKPETRAMIIAYLKELN; encoded by the coding sequence ATGCCTTTGCCTGCCGCCAAGCCGCCCGACGGGGCGACGCTGTTCAAGCAGCAATGCGCGACCTGCCACACGTCAAACACGACAGATCCCATTCGGCAAGGACCGTCGCTCTACAAGGTCGTCGGCCGCCATGCCGGCAAGGCTGACGGCTTCAAATATTCCGCGGGCTTCGCCGGAGCGGATTTCGTCTGGGACGACGCCAGGCTCGATGCCTGGCTGACCAATCCGCAAGAGGTGATCCCAGGCGCCGTGATGGCCTACCGGCAGGCCAAGCCGGAAACCCGCGCCATGATCATCGCCTATCTGAAGGAGCTGAACTGA
- a CDS encoding VOC family protein: MAKPVHSMIRVFDEAKALDFYKRAFGLEIADNLRFPDFALIYLRHPSSPFEVELTVNFDRKEPYTLGDGYGHLAVVVDDLDAEHARFEKEKLSPGPLRDFKHDGKTLARFFFVSDPDGYKIEVIQRGGRFG, encoded by the coding sequence ATGGCGAAACCCGTGCATTCGATGATCCGCGTGTTCGACGAGGCCAAAGCGCTCGACTTCTACAAGCGTGCGTTCGGGCTCGAGATCGCGGACAATCTGCGATTTCCCGATTTCGCGCTGATCTATCTGCGCCATCCGTCCTCGCCCTTCGAGGTCGAGCTCACGGTCAATTTCGACCGCAAGGAGCCCTACACGCTCGGCGACGGCTACGGCCATCTCGCTGTCGTCGTCGATGACCTCGATGCCGAGCATGCGCGCTTCGAGAAGGAGAAACTGTCGCCCGGACCGCTGCGCGACTTCAAGCACGACGGCAAGACGCTGGCGCGCTTCTTCTTCGTCTCCGATCCCGACGGCTACAAGATCGAGGTGATCCAGCGCGGCGGGCGCTTCGGCTAA